The following nucleotide sequence is from Mytilus trossulus isolate FHL-02 chromosome 9, PNRI_Mtr1.1.1.hap1, whole genome shotgun sequence.
CGATAAAAGCCGATAACAGAATGGCCTGTTAGAGGCTAAAATCTTACTAAAAACAagcaaagatttatttttatcacatatgaaaattgttttgtgaataaatttcttacattaaaatatatccTACATGTTAGCCCTTTAAACAGTaaatcaactttaaaaaaaaaggcaaaaagaAAGTAAAACTTAAGGTAAACAAAATGTGTTGCAACATGAAGAATAATCACAGGGGATACGTATCATGATTTTTGCATGCGTAAGGACTGCACATTAGTTTCCGTAATTAACGTTACATACGGTTCGTGTTTCAAAATGGATAAAGTGATGAAAGTACATTTTTAGTGCAAAAACGAAGAAAGATATGTCGTTATTAGTGATTGTGTTGTTTCAAACTTCGGATTAAAGTCAAATGTGCATTCAGAATCTATTCAGATACATTATTTCATTGTGGATATAGTCAAAGCAGATAATAATGGCaagtttcatatatattatattttaaaaggtagTCCTCTTCTATTAATTTCTAGTTTCTTCTggggtttttattttttattaggtcgatgagaaaaaaaaagaatagcaTATAAAGACAGGTTCTTGTTGAGCCATATCGAGTGAACCGAAGTCGatcttatttcaaatatataattaatataaacaaatgaagAGATAACAACATGCGATCAGTTATATTCTTTTGTTGGAACGTTCCAGAGACTGTTATTGTTTATCCAAACGGTACCACCTGAATACCCTGTCccccttttttctgtttttttttctttttgcaaGTTCGTGTCGCTCTTTTGTCGTTTATTAGTGTATTGAGTCccttgcctttttttttaaatgataccGAAACGTAATTTTTTCTCAGatttcttttgatataaaaatattaataaaacgaGCACTGCGAACAAAGTGCGAATCGGACACACGATTGGTTAGCTTGACCAGATAAAATGCGGTAATGTCTTTTCTATTCTACTTCCCATATTCATCGTCGTTCATAAGCAAAGTGctgcattataaaaaaatattcttatatatgatataatatcagacttaaaaaacaatcaacGCCGAAacctgaaaattataaaaaaactatttcagtCCCCTACTTCATGAAGGAAGTTCCAAATTCGCACTTTGTACAAAGGATACGGATTAGGTTGTTCATGGCCCTTGAATTGCGGTATGATCTATCAATTTTTAGAAGCATTAATTggttgcttttttctttttaattgaagTTGAAAATGATGTTAGGAAGAAAAAGAGTAACACCATAGGTCAATTTCCATAGCCTAAAGACTGAAGAAGAAATACTtaaaagcaacaaaaacaaGATTAACATTAGCATAATCAACTAATTGAATTAGTCCTTACAGAGACAACCCAAACACATGAGACAAATGGCTGTGATATAAGCATTGGAAGTATTAACACTCAATTCGAAAGTGATTTTTTCCCTCAAGAAACCGTTTTGATGGGtgacaaaattattgtattgGAAGGTAACTTTATTAAATCtggtttttttcaattgttatttgttctctggttttgtttttgtttacatgatgaaaaaaattagggttattaacagtttttttttttatttcagtgattgAACTATCATTATCCTGTTAGAACCAGTTATGCTACCTTTAgctgtccaatatttttaagaaaagggAGGGggcttttcttaaaaaatattggaCAGCTAAAGGTAGCATAATGGTTTCTTACAGATAAATGATAGTCCAATCACTGAAATAAAGAACGGGTAAAACAATAGAATGACGTCacaacaatgttttaaataaaggtGCACTCGAAAATACTTTAATCTAAACATCTATTGATTACTACCGAGAAGAATAGAAAAGTTTCTAATCGTTTATCTTATTATGTAAAACACCGAGAGTCCTTACTGATTAACCAATAAATATTAACTACACTGGTTTTTTTACCCTGGATAcgcacaccacatcttcctatatctatgtaagcaaataaaaactatgaaaataaattggaaACAGAAACAAGCTATCCTACacataattttcaatataaaaaaacccGATTCTACCACAATATCTTTCTTTAACACTCTTAgtaacttcattttttttgctcattgtttagtTTTACTTGTGCTTAATgtgttaaaactatttttaaagaTCTTTGAACAAATTCTTGCTGACACTGGAATCAAAATTTGGTTGACTTCAATGTGTGTTTGTGAGatgacaacaaaaaaacaatcacATACTTTGACGTGTTATACTCTTTTGAATTTGTACGGGGAAAAATGCAGACATTTCATATGTAgcacaaataataaaatatttaacctCTGAATGGTGGCAATTTTTGTTCAATTGGAATGTTATACCAAcaatataacataaaacatactttctttttcaattcattaaaacaaaacaaggcAAGGGTTAAGTTTATGAATAGTTAACGCTGTACAGAAATGCTCGACCATCTTTGTCGTTAATAACAagcaaatatttgaatttgctGTTGAAGGAAACTGCCCAAGGAGAACCACATAAGTCGATTTTCGACAGGAGTATTTTGTGCTTTGTGCCATCAGAGGATATCACAATAACGTTGTTTGATTCGACCCCGGCGATGATAGCATTTCCATGTATATCTACTGTGATGCCTCTTGGTTTCTTTAGAACCTCTTCGTCTGTAAATGTCCACAGTACGTCCCCGTTTCTTTTATGACACACAATCGTATTAGTATCTATCTTTACAGAATAAAGCGTGTTGTTTAATTCGGTAATACTTCTTGACACCACCGTACTGCTAATATCAGTTGTCTTGTTATCCTCTAACCGGACCTCTTTCATTTGTCCGTTCTCGAGGCATACTATAAAGGTCCCTTCAGTGTAAGTTAAGCAAAGAGCAGGTGCAGACGTACTGATAGTCTTGATTGTTTTCCCAGATTTCAGGCTGAttagttcaatatttttctgtgtatatGATATTACGGCAACAGTGTCATTGTCAACACATGTTATATCAATGATTGTTTGCATGCTGCTGATAATTTTATTCTCTGTTTTTCCATCAGCTGCAATCAATATCAAATACGAAGGGTCATAATTTGACACTACCAAGTTTCCATTTGGCAAAATACAACAGCCTGACACATTGAAGGCATTAGTtttcacttttgtttttaatatcagTGTCATATGCTTTAAAGAACTTTTAGATTTTGCATTCACTTTTATCATTTGAGCCTGACCAAACACTCGTCTTTTTAATGCTAATTTACTAGGCATGGTATGCACGAAAAAATTTCCAAACTTAGTTCTTTCGTTGATTATATCATGTAATAAAGTGTTCAAGTGGAAAGAAACTATGGTTTGAGACAAATAGTTACCGTCAATCCAAGACTGCAAGTCGttacttgttttatttaatttggttTCTAAATTCGTCATCCCTAAAAATGTTTGCTTATCTGTTGCATTTTTCTTGATGCTTTCTACATCTTCTATCCATTCCTCGATATCCCTTTGCTTTTTAGTCAAGGCCAGAATGAAGCTCTGAATATGTTTAGTTGAATTTTCCACAGCTTTGGTCAGTTCAGCAACAAAATGATCTTGTAATTTATCAAGATGGTTATTTAACTGCTGTCGAGTCACAGAAATCTCGGATTCGATTCTTTCTACTGAAGCTGATATTGAATACATATTCATTCGTCTGTCTTCCAGAATAAGCGCAACGTTACCCTTCATTTCCTGAAGTGAGGACATGATTTCTGTAAAAGCTACAgatgttttaacattttcaacGACGTCTTCAAGGGGGGATATTTCTTTGCATTTTCTGTGCTTTTCTGAAATGACACATTTTCTACAAGCACATTCGTTATGCtctttacaaaacaataaatatttctcCTCGTGCTCATGGCAGTGCagttttatgttttcaataaaagcTGGCAACGTTTCATATTTACCAATAGGAAAAACAGAGTGGTTTCGTGAGGCCTTAGATAAGCTATGATGTTCTCTGCATTCGTGGCACAATCCTTCGTTACAATCAGAGCACCAAACAACAGAAAGCTTCGGAATATGTCGCaaattacaaatacaacaatTTTCAAACGAGGTAGCCATCGtctgaaaacaaatacaaaaaaataaataaacaatcacatatgtttttttttagacttatattttatgaaaaatatcgATTTATATGATGGGTTGTGCACTTTCCTATACTTCTgcctctttttttctttatcaagatgAGTGCAAATTTCGACACCGCCGTGGAATTTGCACAATTATATCTAACTTAACGTCTGTGTCTAAGTTGTAAGCTGCATTTATACGGAACCATTCATTAAATTATCTGAATATACTGCTAGATAAGTATTTTGTTTACCAAtcaaatattcaacatttaCACCTTTCAAATGGGTTTTTATAGTTGAGGAATACAAATGTAtctaatataactcatttaaaattttaaacagatatactagtattaagATAATGtagttattttttctatggAGAGAAACAAATAAacgcatcatagataccaggattaaaattttatatgaatatagaTTTTAACTGCCTGCAAGACCTTTTTGTGAATTTTCTTGTTCAAACATTTTGCTTCATATTAATACATgagaaacatttgttttcaattggTTACTGATGTCAAATAGTCGAGTCAATCAAGTAGAAAAGGCTGAGAGAGAATAAAATTTCTACTTGAGTGTTTTTGAGTCCAGAATGTCATGGTAATTAATGAACTCGAAGTCTTCATGGAAACGTGTTATTTTGGG
It contains:
- the LOC134684144 gene encoding uncharacterized protein LOC134684144 — translated: MATSFENCCICNLRHIPKLSVVWCSDCNEGLCHECREHHSLSKASRNHSVFPIGKYETLPAFIENIKLHCHEHEEKYLLFCKEHNECACRKCVISEKHRKCKEISPLEDVVENVKTSVAFTEIMSSLQEMKGNVALILEDRRMNMYSISASVERIESEISVTRQQLNNHLDKLQDHFVAELTKAVENSTKHIQSFILALTKKQRDIEEWIEDVESIKKNATDKQTFLGMTNLETKLNKTSNDLQSWIDGNYLSQTIVSFHLNTLLHDIINERTKFGNFFVHTMPSKLALKRRVFGQAQMIKVNAKSKSSLKHMTLILKTKVKTNAFNVSGCCILPNGNLVVSNYDPSYLILIAADGKTENKIISSMQTIIDITCVDNDTVAVISYTQKNIELISLKSGKTIKTISTSAPALCLTYTEGTFIVCLENGQMKEVRLEDNKTTDISSTVVSRSITELNNTLYSVKIDTNTIVCHKRNGDVLWTFTDEEVLKKPRGITVDIHGNAIIAGVESNNVIVISSDGTKHKILLSKIDLCGSPWAVSFNSKFKYLLVINDKDGRAFLYSVNYS